The sequence ACTCCGGGGAAACCATCTTTATATCCTTGTTTTACGAGATACCATTTGAAGGCTGCAACCCAAGGCCGTGTGATGACTTTTCCCAATGAAGCACTGGTGACCTCGCTTTGATCGGTGCCGCGTGCTGCACGGCTCGTGTAATGATTCACCTTGCCAAATAGGTCGTGAATGGAGCCTGTCGTATCATGGACCAGTAGGCCAGGCAGTGGTAAAATGCTACAACTCTTAAATCCTACAGGCTTATCATCGACAGGACGATCATTGAACTGAACTGACTGCCGATTGAAGAGGCGGACCACTCGATCTGGCGATGAGACGGGATAAAACGCATGCAGGCTGCGTCCCAAGAACAGCCACTCCCGATGGACCCTGTAAGCATCGTGATGAACAGGTCCTTTCTCTTTCCATGCCCTCAAAATCTGAGCTAACTCAGCATTTACGGACTCATCAGCATCCACACAAAACACCCAATCATGGCTAGCCAAGGCAATGGCTTTATTCATTTGAACGCCATGATACAGATAAGGCTCCTGGGTAATTTTTGACGTGTAACGGCGGGCGATGTCCAGAGTCGAATCCGTGCTGAAAGAGTCCACGACAATAATCTCGTCGGCCAGACCCACTAGGCTGGAGAGAGTCGCATCAAGGGTGCGCTCGGCATTGTAGGTCACACAGCAAAAGGAGATCGGCGTCATGGAACAGAAAAGCGACTATGCTCGGAGGAGAAGCATGCGGTGGCCGCTTATTTCGGAGAAACCTCCGTAGGTTGCAAGGAAGGAATCCGAGACGAACTCTTCGTTCAAGAAGCCCCGGCTCCCCGCAGCACAGCGGGCAGGGTGCGAAGGAGGATTTTCAGATCCAACCACAAGGACCAGTTGTCGATGTATTGCAGGTCCAGCGCCACCCATTCCTCGAAGTTACGGATGCCATTGCGTCCTGTCACTTGCCATAAACAAGTGAGCCCCGGCTTCACACTCAAACGCCGCCGCTGAGCATGCTTCTCGATCTTTTCGATCTCATAGACCGGAAGGGGACGGGGCCCGACGAGGCTCATCTCCCCACGCAATACGTTCAAAAGCTGTGGCAGTTCATCGATGCTCATCCGCCGTAACCAGCGGCCAAAGGCAAAAATGCGAGGATCACGTGTGACTTTAAACACGGGGCCGTCCATCTCATTGACTGCCTCCAGCTCTGCCCGCCGTTCCTCGGCATCCAGGCTCATGGTGCGGAACTTCCACATCTTAAAGGGCTTCCCATAACGGCCGGAACGCTCCTGGCGAAAAAAAACAGGCCCAGGCGAGGAGAACCGAATGCCAATGATGGCGATGAGCCACAGCGGCAGGGACAGCACGAGCAAGACGGCAGCTCCCACCCGATCCACGATCTCTTTAAACCACAACGCCCAAGAGATCTGAGGCGTGCTATGGAATACCAGCATGAGCCGACCGCCCAACACATCAAAGGTGGGCCGAGCGATGGCTGTCTGAAAGAAATCCGCAGCAATCCAGGCCTCCACACCCTCGGTTTCACAGGCCTGCACGGCCTCTTCAATCTTGCTGAAATGCACGTGTTGTGCGGCAAAGATGACCCGCACGGCGGAGTACTGATGCATGGCCTTCACTAGATCACTGATCGGCCGGGTAGTGATATCAATGCGGTCCGCCACCTCGATACTGGCCAGTTGCTCGGGCGGCAGCATGTCCAAAAAACGCTGAATATCCGCCTCCAGCCCAGCGAGCAGCACACACTCACGCCCAGCTCCAGAGGAGATCTGCTGGCGTAGCCGATGCCGCTGCACACTCTCCCGAATCAGCAGGGCGGTCCCTGCCATCGCCACCGCGAAGATCACCACCGAGCGGCTAGGCACTTCCCATTTTAAAAACACGACAAAGGTGCCCACGATCATGCCCATGATCACCAGTGCTTCTGCTAACTGGCGCAAACTCTGCGCTGGGGTCTTATGATAGAGGTTGCTGTAAAAACCACGTGCCTCCAGCACCAGGGGTGTGAAAGGGCCGACGACCGCCATCACCCAGTAGAGTTTCTCCATCGGGGGGATCTCCACTAACTCCGGCCATATCCCAGATAGGACGGTCGAACGTAAAAAGTGAGCAAGCCAAAGACAGAAAATAAGCAAAGCGCTATCCAGTAGCTGGGTGAGCTGCAAATTGATTTCTTGTCGGCGGCCAAGCATAGTCGCGTTAATATAGCCTACAAACGGTCCTTTATTCCTATTAAAATTATAGCAAACCTAGCGAATGCCTCAACTGCTTTCCTCCAGCAATCTGCTCCTCTCTTCTCGCCCACTGGCGGTGGGAGTCATCCCCGATCCTGCCACTCTGGACCTCTGGGCAAGCTACAGCCTTGAGCAGAAAACGGCTGCTTGCGACGTCATCGAGCTCCGTCTGGACACGCTGCAACTGTCTGCGGAAAAAGTGCGAGCCGCTCTCGTGGGCAATCAAACGCCTGTGCTGCTTACGGCCCGTCATCCGGCAGAAGGTGGACAGGGCACGGTGGAAGCCGCTGGCAGAATCGCCCTGCTGGAGCCTCTCCTCGACCTCGCCGCTCTCGTGGATATCGAGCTGCGCAGCGCCATGGAAATGCGCCCTCTGGTGCAAAAAGCTCAAGGAATGGGAGTGCGTGTCATGGGATCCTTCCACGATTTCCAGACCACCCCTGGGGAGGAAGTCTTGCGCGGGGCCATCAACTTTGCTCAACCCGCGGGGCTGGACGCAGTGAAGATCGCTACGTTCCTGAATAATTCTACCGACCTGACCCGCCTGATCGCGCTCACCTCGGAGGTCCATCGCCTGCGCCTCTCCTGCATGGGGATGGGGCCATTGGGCAGAGTCTCGCGGTTGGTCCTTGCAAAGTGTGGCAGCTTGCTCAACTACGGCTATCTCGGTGAGTCAAATGCTCCCGGACAATGGCCTGCCCCCCGGCTGAAAGAACTTCTGGCTGAACTGTGATATGATCTCTTTCCCAACATCCAAGCCCTGCCGGTGGATTACCCTGCTGGTCCTACTGCCTCTGACTGGCTGCCTTGAAGATCCTCAACGTGAGGAAAAGCTGAAATGGCGGGAAGAAGAGGTCAACGCCAAAGAAGCGGCCGTCATCCAGCGCGAACTCGCCCTGGCCAAAGAGAAGCAAGTCCTGGAAAGCGCCCGCCTCGACCTCGTGGCCAAGGAAAAGAATGTGGCCATGCTACAGGAGCAGCTGGCTGATGAGGTGGAAAAGACCAAACGGGTGAGGCGTGAGATCGAAATCAAGGAGCTGCGCGGCCCTATTCCCCAGGTCAGTGCTGACCGTGTTATCGTGATCGATGTCGACTCGGACGAAGTCCTTTTCGAGAAAAATCCTGATAAACGCGGTGCCATTGCCAGCACGACCAAGTTGCTGACCGCCCTCCTCGTAGTGGAGGCAGGAGATCTCGACAAAATCGTCACGATTGAGCAAAGCGATACCCAATGTGCGCCTGTGCGCCTGGGGCTGAAAGCGGGCGAGCAATACACTCGCCGTCAACTCCTGACGGCGGTGCTGGTGAAAAGCTCCAATGACATCGCTCAGGCGCTGGCTCGTGACAACGCAGGCAGTCTGGAAGCCTTCGTCGCCAAGATGAATGCCAAATGCGCAGAACTCGGCCTCAAGGATAGTCATTACGTGAACCCTCACGGCCTGCCCGCCCGTGACGGAGATGAGCCCTTCAGCACCGCTCGTGATCTGAGCGTCATCGCCAAAGCATGCGACACGAAGCCTGACATCCGTGCGATCGTGAAGCTGCAGAACTTTTCCTTCAAATGGCCTAACGGCCGTGTGACGGAACTCTCCAATACCAATCGTGTGCTGCGTAGCGCGAGCTACTGCGACGGCATGAAGACCGGCTACACCGATGCCGCCGGGTATTGTCTCGTGGCCAGTGGTGAGCGCAATGGCCGACGCCGCATCGTGATTGTGCTGAACGATACCGAAAGCGGTGTCTGGCGAGACGCTCAGTCGCTCCTCGACTGGGCCCTGAAAGCCTAACTCCCATCAAACTCTGCCATGCCTGAAGCCCCCACCGCTGAATTCGACGCCTACGCAGGCGATTACGATGCTGCCATCAACAGGGGGCTCAAGTTCACCGGCGAGACCAAGGAATACTTTGCCGAAACCCGGATCGAGTGGCTGAAGGCCCGGCTGAAAGAAGTGGGTCTGACGCCCAAGAGTTGTCTGGATTTCGGATGCGGGACAGGCACCTCGGCCCCGTTGCTCGTGTCGGGATTGGGATTGGACACTTACATCGGCTACGATCCCTCCAGCGAATCGATCACTGAAGCGAGCAAGGAACACCCAGATCCAGCCTGCACTTTCATCCATGATGTGGACAAGCTGCCCAAACACACTCTGGATCTCGCTTTCTGTAACGGCGTGTTCCATCACATTCCCATCGCAGCACGGCAGGAAGCCTTTCAGCACGTTTATGACAGTCTGCGCCCTGGTGGCTGGTTTGCCTTCTGGGAAAACAATAAGTGGAATCCCATCGTGCATCTCTTGATGAGTCGCGTTCCCTTTGACCGCGATGCCATCATGCTTTTCCCTGGCGAAGCAGCCCGCCACATGGAGAGGGCTGGATTTAAGATCGGATTGAGAGACTATTTGTTCGTCTTCCCTGCCAGCCTTAAAGCGCTTCGCCCCCTAGAGCCTGCCTTGTGCAAGCTACCCTTGGGCGGTCAGTATTTGATCCTCGCTCACAAGGTTTAATCAGGGCTTCGCTCAAGGTCTTTAAGCACCAGCGTCGCAGCTAAAGCTCGGTGTTGGGAAGGGCGATCGGGTTCTGTTACGCATTGGATTGCCTCCCAGTGGCGATCATAAAAGACGTAATCAATTCGCATCCATGGACCGCCAGCACTCAACGGGTTGTTGGTAAAACCAGGAAAGGTGAGACCGAACCCCTGGCCAGCTTCTGCATGTGAATCCTTGAGCTGCCGAGTGATCATCCTGTGGATGTAACCTATGTGGGGAGCATTGAAGTCCCCAGCGGCGATCACAGGTAAAGAATCCTGACGGATCGCGGCTAAGACGATCTCGGCATCGGCAATCTGGCCATTCCAAAACTGCTGTAGGCGCTGGCGCTTCTCCGCCCAAGGGGTTCCGGGAAGTCCTAAAATGCCATACAAAAACGGCCCCCATTTTTGATATGCCAAAGTTTCGCGAGGTGAATGCAAGTGTACACTGTAAAGGGCAACTTGCTTTCCCTTCCAATCGATCACGAATCGCACCGCCTTGGGAGACTGTCCGGGCAACGATGCCAGTGCTGAACTCTCCAAAATAGGATAGCGACTCAAAATGGTGTGTTCCCGCACACTCTGCATGAAGGGAAACTCGGCGTAGTTGCCGGACCTCTCATAGCTAGATGCCTTGCCAGGACTCTCCTGAAGAACGATCACATCGGGCTGAGTAGCGTTCTTAAAGGGCTGCAAACTTTGATTCATATGCTGCCCATGATTGTTGGTCATAACAATCAAAGCGTCATTCCCGCCCTCTCGCTCATGGCCACTCAGGTTCCATCGCCACCCCAAAAAATCATATCCAAACCATGCCATCGTCAGCGCGAGGAGACATAAGGCACGCCGATGCAGGCAAAGAGTCATCAAAGCCAAGGGCAAGGCAGGCAGCCACCAAATCGCCGGTGGTAAAAAAAGCAAAAAGGCCGTCGTCGGATTCCTCTCACCGACCCAACTTGAAACCAAGGTAAGCCCAACCAAGACCGCAATATACAGCAACGTCGTCCACAGAGTCAGAAAGCGCAGCCACCGCACTAACAGCATCCCGCAACCTTCGTTTTCTGAAGCCTCAATGAGGGCATGTCCCGCGCGGGCCAACCATGCTCTTTTGGCAGCCACCTTCGTTTCAGCATCCATGCATTAAACAGTCAGCTTTGGCTATAAAGACTACCTGTCATTTGATAGATCGCCCAACGGATCACTCGGGCTGGCCAAATTTCTCTTGGAGGGGGGGATCCGGGACCATGATCATTGGTTGATCCGTCTCATGGAACGCCGGAATAAAAGGCTGCTCAACCTTCTCCCACACACCGGGCCCTTTTCGATTGGGATCCGTTTCTTTCAGATAGATCGCCCAGCTAGCCAGAGCCAAAATAGTCATCAGCCCCATCATTAGCAGCGATTCTAGAACCGTAAATGCTGGTAGGAAGGGAGACGAGGACGTAAAGCGCATGCAGCAAACAGAAGAGTAAAATCATCAGGCACAGGGCTTTAAACCATGTGCAAATAAAGCTCTAGAATCACTCGATCTAGAACATGGAACGCTCTCGCTGAACTTCTCTGGGCACATATGTGCGAGGAGCGGCAGCGTCACCACCTCGGCTACCATAGTAGTTTCCATAGGAACTATGGCCGAAAGGATATGCACAACTGCTCAAAAGAGCACCCACTGTGAGAGCGAGAGTAAGGCGAAGGATCATGAGGTATGCAGCTTGAAGTTCAGGGAACACGCACCTCACTGCCAAAAGACAGCGGCACCGATCAACATCCCTTATGGGTTGGGCTTTGCAAGCGTCAAGAATGCCCTCTTGTTTTCCCAGTGTGTAGGATTTCCCTGAAAAATGGTGGCAACGATGGGACAATTCTTGCATAGACAAGCCGCGTTAGCTCTCGCATCTCCCATCATGGCTCCCGACTCACTCATTGGCATCATTGGTTTAGGATACGTCGGCCTCCCTCTTAGTTTACGATTTGCCCAATGTGGCAGCCGAGTCCTAGGCCTCGATATTGATTCTGCAAAAGTGGATAAATTGAATGCAGGCCAGAGCTACATTCTCCACATTTCAGAAACGGACATCGCCTCCGCCGTCACCGAAGGGCGCTTCTCGGCAACCACCGATTTTTCCCGCGCCGCCGAGTGCTCCGCCCTCATCATCTGTGTGCCGACTCCTTTGGCGCCAGGCAATCAACCTGATCTCAGTTTTGTCCTTAACACAGGCCGAGCCATCGCTCCCTATCTGCAAAAAGGGCAACTCGTCGTGCTGGAATCCACCACTTACCCAGGGACGACGGACGGCGAACTTCGTGAGGTTCTCGAAGAAGGCTCGGGACTCAAAGCAGGTGTGGATTTCCACCTTGCCTTCTCGCCGGAGCGCGAAGACCCGGGCAATCCCCTGAGTGACGTCGCCCGCATTCCGAAAGTCATCGGTGGCCTGACCCCCGAATGCCAAAAGCGTGCCATGGCGGTATATGGGCGCGCCATTCAGACCCTCGTCCCCGTGGACTCCTGCCGAATTGCCGAGGCGGTTAAACTCACGGAAAACATCTTCCGCGCCGTCAACATCGCCATGGTGAACGAACTCAAGGTCGTTTACGACAAGATGGGTATCGATGTCTGGGAAGTGATCGAAGCCGCCAAAACCAAGCCTTTTGGTTTCATGCCCTTTTACCCCGGCCCGGGCCTCGGCGGGCATTGCATCCCGATTGATCCCTTCTACCTCACTTGGAAAGCTCGCCAGTATGGTCAGGAGACTCGTTTCATCGAGCTCGCGGGTGAGGTCAATACGGCCATGCCCAGCTACGTCATCCAGCGTTCCAGTGAAGCGCTGGCTACGGTGGGCAAAGAACTCAGCACCAGTCGCGTGCTTCTTCTCGGCATCGCCTACAAACCGAATGTGGATGACGACCGCGAAAGCCCCGCCTATGTACTGTGGGAACTCCTCGAAGAAGCCAAGGCCGATGTCGCTTACCACGATCCCCACGTGCCAGTGATCCGCCCCTCTCGTGAGCACGGCCACTTCGCAGGACGGGAGAGCGTCGCACTGACGCCGGAGAGCATCGCCAGTTTTGATCTCGTGTTGCTCGCCACCAATCACAAAGCCGTGGATTATCCCCTCATCGCTGAACACGCGAAACTGATCGTGGATACCCGCAATGCCTTTGGCAGCCTCCTGAAAGGCAAGCCACATTATCACAAAGCTTAACCCGCTGGTTGTCTAGGAGACAGGGGTCGACTCCATGATCGTCTGCCTTGCTCCTTCCAACTTTCGCCAACCCCAATCCACAACAGCCCCACCCTGTCCCTTTTCTCATGAAAGCCCTCATTACCGGCGGTGCCGGATTCATCGGTTCTCACATTGCGGAAGCTCTCTGCGCTCGCGGAGCCAGCGTTGTCATTCTCGACAACCTCAGCCTTGGTAAAGTCGAAAATCTGGCTTGGAAAAAGTCGGGTGATGACCTCGAATTCATCGAAGGAAGCATCGCTGATGAAGCTCTCTTGGCAAAAATCATGCCGGGCTGTGATTGGGTCTTTCATGAAGGCGCCCTGCCCTCCGTTCCTCGCTCCGTTGCTCAGCCTTGGGAAAGCAACGTGGACAATCTCGATGGCACTTTGAAGGTCCTCATCGCGGCTCGTGATGCAGGCGTGAAGCGCTTGATGTTCGCCAGTTCGTCCTCCATTTACGGCGACTCGGACGCTCCGTCTAAACACGAAAGCCTCCCTCCCAACCCGCTCTCGCCCTATGCGCTTCAGAAGTATGGGAGCGAAAAATACTGCCAGCTCTTCCATCGCCTCTACGGTTTGGAAACCGTCGGTCTGCGTTACTTCAATGTCTTTGGACCTCGCCAAGCCTTCGACTCGCCCTACTCAGGCGTGATCGCCAAATACTGCACGGCCATGCTCAAAGGTGAGCGCCCTCTCGTTTTCGGTGACGGCCTGCAAGCCCGCGATTTCACCTTCGTGGACAACGCCGTTTCCGCCAATCTCCTGGCCGCTGAAGCCCCTGCGGAAAAAGTGGCCGGCAAGTTCTTCAACACCGCCGCCGGTGAGTCCATCTCCCTGCTTCAGCTGATTGAGGAGTTAAACCAACTGACGAACCAAAAGCTCGAACCCGAGTTTCAACCTCCACGTGTAGGTGATGTCCGCAACTCTCTGGCCGATATCTCCGCCGCCCGTGATGCCATGGGCTATGAAGTGCTGGTGAACTGGAAAGATGGCGTGGCTCGCACGCTGGATTTCTATCGTTGATCGTTAATCAATTCCTCACGGACTTCCCTCACGCCTCCAGCACCCGTTGGATGCGTGAGACGATGTCTTTCAGGCGGGTCAAATCGCCCCCTTTTACCTCGGCGGAGATCCAGCCTCCGGTGTAGCCGACTTCATCCAAGGCTTTCATCACAGCGGCAAAGTTAATGTCCCCGTCACCGATCTCGCAGTCAAAGCCCGCCCAAGGCCCCTGCTTCAGGTGCTTCTCCGTACTGTAGTCTTTGATATCCAGTTTAAAGATGCGTTTGCCGCCCAAGGCTCGCACCCAATGCTCCGGCCAACCGAAGCGCGCAATGTTGCCGATATCAAAGAACCATCCGCAATAGGGGCTGCCGATCTCATCCACAAAACGCACCGCATCCAGCGGGCTCAGGAAGATGTTATTCCAGACGTTTTCGAGCGCAATCTTGACTCCCGTCTCCTCAGCAACCGGCAGAACCTCACGGGTGGATCGCAGCAGATTTTCATACACCTCCGCATAGCGATGCCCCTCATCCACGATCCCTGGATACATCAGCACCGTCGTGCCTCCCAGAGCCTTCGTTTGCTGTAGGGACTGCTTGAAAAGCTCCACGCCTTCCTGGCGCAATTTCTCGTCGGAAGATCCCATCTGCCGACCACCTTTGGGACACACCGTCCCCGGCACAACAACACCGGTTTTCTGGATCGCTTCCAGCATTTCGGCCACCTCTTCATCCTTGAATGGGCCTCCAGGCTCAAGCCCATCAAAACCCGCTTGCTTGGCGATTTCAAACTTCTCCAGCATCGTCTTGCCATCTTTGATCATGCCGAGCTTAGCCGCGATCTTGATCGGCCGCCTTGTCGCAGCCTGAACCTGACCTAACCAAGAGGATGACACACCCGCAGCCAGGACCGATGGAATGAAACGACGTCGAGAGATAAGCATGTTCCCTCTACGTCCGTAGCACGCCCGTATTTATGATGTTTTCGTGACCAAAATGCATGCAGCGGATCATTTCCTGATCCAACGCGTCCCGAGAGCGACACTCCACTGATATTTGCGAGCGTGCTCACGAATCAAAAACGGCAGGTTCTTTTCCAGATCCAATTCGAAGTGCGTTGCGAGCTCTTGTTTTAACCAATCCCGTGTCGAACCCGTGGGCCAATGACCTTTCGGTGTAAACTCCTCCAGCCAAGTGCATGGGGTCGCCAACAGAAGTTGCCCGCCTGGTTTCACTAGGTCAGGTAACCGTGAGATCAGCAAAGCGGGATCCGTCAATCGGCACAGCAAGTTAGCGGCATGCACGAGATCGAAGCTGCCGAGGTCCTCGCGCAAATGCATGGCATCGCCTTGCTCGAACTTCACGCGATCGCATGGGCAATCCACAGGCACTTTGGCCGCTAAGCGAGTCGTCGCCGCCGCCTCATCCAACCGGAGGTAAGACAACTCATTCCAAGTCAATGCCGTCGCCGCTTCGATGAAGCTGTGACTGTAATCAATCCCGACCACCGACTCAGCATGCTTGGCGAGTTCAAACGACGAACGCCCGACTGCACAGCCGAGATCCAAGGCTATGTGGATCGGTTTATCCAAATCCGCCAGCTCCGTCACCGTCCGCACCGCAAACCCCAACGCCGACTTGGGCCCCTCCTCCCACGGCAGCACCTCATGCGGAGCTCCGTAGTGAAAGAGCAGGTATTCATCGAGCAGGCGACGGGTTTCGTAGATGTTCACGCGGGATCGGGACCTTTTTAGACAGGATGGACATGATTTTCAGGATTAACAAAATTGGATAACAGATCATCGGTTAGACTCCTTCAAAGCCTCCTGTGAATCCTGAAAATCTTGTTAATCCTGTCAGAAAAAGACACTACTCAGCAGCCAGAGCTTCCAGCAGATACTTGGCCGGCTGGAAGTGCTCGATCAGGATTTCGTGCTGATCACCGCGCTGCATCCGCACCTGTTTAATAT is a genomic window of Prosthecobacter debontii containing:
- a CDS encoding glycosyltransferase family 2 protein translates to MTPISFCCVTYNAERTLDATLSSLVGLADEIIVVDSFSTDSTLDIARRYTSKITQEPYLYHGVQMNKAIALASHDWVFCVDADESVNAELAQILRAWKEKGPVHHDAYRVHREWLFLGRSLHAFYPVSSPDRVVRLFNRQSVQFNDRPVDDKPVGFKSCSILPLPGLLVHDTTGSIHDLFGKVNHYTSRAARGTDQSEVTSASLGKVITRPWVAAFKWYLVKQGYKDGFPGVVLGMYAFLYTFLKYAKLYERKLLAKGKPN
- a CDS encoding sugar transferase, with amino-acid sequence MLGRRQEINLQLTQLLDSALLIFCLWLAHFLRSTVLSGIWPELVEIPPMEKLYWVMAVVGPFTPLVLEARGFYSNLYHKTPAQSLRQLAEALVIMGMIVGTFVVFLKWEVPSRSVVIFAVAMAGTALLIRESVQRHRLRQQISSGAGRECVLLAGLEADIQRFLDMLPPEQLASIEVADRIDITTRPISDLVKAMHQYSAVRVIFAAQHVHFSKIEEAVQACETEGVEAWIAADFFQTAIARPTFDVLGGRLMLVFHSTPQISWALWFKEIVDRVGAAVLLVLSLPLWLIAIIGIRFSSPGPVFFRQERSGRYGKPFKMWKFRTMSLDAEERRAELEAVNEMDGPVFKVTRDPRIFAFGRWLRRMSIDELPQLLNVLRGEMSLVGPRPLPVYEIEKIEKHAQRRRLSVKPGLTCLWQVTGRNGIRNFEEWVALDLQYIDNWSLWLDLKILLRTLPAVLRGAGAS
- a CDS encoding type I 3-dehydroquinate dehydratase, which gives rise to MPQLLSSSNLLLSSRPLAVGVIPDPATLDLWASYSLEQKTAACDVIELRLDTLQLSAEKVRAALVGNQTPVLLTARHPAEGGQGTVEAAGRIALLEPLLDLAALVDIELRSAMEMRPLVQKAQGMGVRVMGSFHDFQTTPGEEVLRGAINFAQPAGLDAVKIATFLNNSTDLTRLIALTSEVHRLRLSCMGMGPLGRVSRLVLAKCGSLLNYGYLGESNAPGQWPAPRLKELLAEL
- a CDS encoding D-alanyl-D-alanine carboxypeptidase family protein is translated as MISFPTSKPCRWITLLVLLPLTGCLEDPQREEKLKWREEEVNAKEAAVIQRELALAKEKQVLESARLDLVAKEKNVAMLQEQLADEVEKTKRVRREIEIKELRGPIPQVSADRVIVIDVDSDEVLFEKNPDKRGAIASTTKLLTALLVVEAGDLDKIVTIEQSDTQCAPVRLGLKAGEQYTRRQLLTAVLVKSSNDIAQALARDNAGSLEAFVAKMNAKCAELGLKDSHYVNPHGLPARDGDEPFSTARDLSVIAKACDTKPDIRAIVKLQNFSFKWPNGRVTELSNTNRVLRSASYCDGMKTGYTDAAGYCLVASGERNGRRRIVIVLNDTESGVWRDAQSLLDWALKA
- a CDS encoding class I SAM-dependent methyltransferase, translating into MPEAPTAEFDAYAGDYDAAINRGLKFTGETKEYFAETRIEWLKARLKEVGLTPKSCLDFGCGTGTSAPLLVSGLGLDTYIGYDPSSESITEASKEHPDPACTFIHDVDKLPKHTLDLAFCNGVFHHIPIAARQEAFQHVYDSLRPGGWFAFWENNKWNPIVHLLMSRVPFDRDAIMLFPGEAARHMERAGFKIGLRDYLFVFPASLKALRPLEPALCKLPLGGQYLILAHKV
- a CDS encoding endonuclease/exonuclease/phosphatase family protein, which produces MTNNHGQHMNQSLQPFKNATQPDVIVLQESPGKASSYERSGNYAEFPFMQSVREHTILSRYPILESSALASLPGQSPKAVRFVIDWKGKQVALYSVHLHSPRETLAYQKWGPFLYGILGLPGTPWAEKRQRLQQFWNGQIADAEIVLAAIRQDSLPVIAAGDFNAPHIGYIHRMITRQLKDSHAEAGQGFGLTFPGFTNNPLSAGGPWMRIDYVFYDRHWEAIQCVTEPDRPSQHRALAATLVLKDLERSPD
- a CDS encoding nucleotide sugar dehydrogenase, which translates into the protein MAPDSLIGIIGLGYVGLPLSLRFAQCGSRVLGLDIDSAKVDKLNAGQSYILHISETDIASAVTEGRFSATTDFSRAAECSALIICVPTPLAPGNQPDLSFVLNTGRAIAPYLQKGQLVVLESTTYPGTTDGELREVLEEGSGLKAGVDFHLAFSPEREDPGNPLSDVARIPKVIGGLTPECQKRAMAVYGRAIQTLVPVDSCRIAEAVKLTENIFRAVNIAMVNELKVVYDKMGIDVWEVIEAAKTKPFGFMPFYPGPGLGGHCIPIDPFYLTWKARQYGQETRFIELAGEVNTAMPSYVIQRSSEALATVGKELSTSRVLLLGIAYKPNVDDDRESPAYVLWELLEEAKADVAYHDPHVPVIRPSREHGHFAGRESVALTPESIASFDLVLLATNHKAVDYPLIAEHAKLIVDTRNAFGSLLKGKPHYHKA
- a CDS encoding NAD-dependent epimerase/dehydratase family protein, producing MKALITGGAGFIGSHIAEALCARGASVVILDNLSLGKVENLAWKKSGDDLEFIEGSIADEALLAKIMPGCDWVFHEGALPSVPRSVAQPWESNVDNLDGTLKVLIAARDAGVKRLMFASSSSIYGDSDAPSKHESLPPNPLSPYALQKYGSEKYCQLFHRLYGLETVGLRYFNVFGPRQAFDSPYSGVIAKYCTAMLKGERPLVFGDGLQARDFTFVDNAVSANLLAAEAPAEKVAGKFFNTAAGESISLLQLIEELNQLTNQKLEPEFQPPRVGDVRNSLADISAARDAMGYEVLVNWKDGVARTLDFYR
- a CDS encoding sugar phosphate isomerase/epimerase family protein, which translates into the protein MLISRRRFIPSVLAAGVSSSWLGQVQAATRRPIKIAAKLGMIKDGKTMLEKFEIAKQAGFDGLEPGGPFKDEEVAEMLEAIQKTGVVVPGTVCPKGGRQMGSSDEKLRQEGVELFKQSLQQTKALGGTTVLMYPGIVDEGHRYAEVYENLLRSTREVLPVAEETGVKIALENVWNNIFLSPLDAVRFVDEIGSPYCGWFFDIGNIARFGWPEHWVRALGGKRIFKLDIKDYSTEKHLKQGPWAGFDCEIGDGDINFAAVMKALDEVGYTGGWISAEVKGGDLTRLKDIVSRIQRVLEA
- a CDS encoding methyltransferase domain-containing protein, with protein sequence MNIYETRRLLDEYLLFHYGAPHEVLPWEEGPKSALGFAVRTVTELADLDKPIHIALDLGCAVGRSSFELAKHAESVVGIDYSHSFIEAATALTWNELSYLRLDEAAATTRLAAKVPVDCPCDRVKFEQGDAMHLREDLGSFDLVHAANLLCRLTDPALLISRLPDLVKPGGQLLLATPCTWLEEFTPKGHWPTGSTRDWLKQELATHFELDLEKNLPFLIREHARKYQWSVALGTRWIRK